In Mercurialis annua linkage group LG6, ddMerAnnu1.2, whole genome shotgun sequence, the following are encoded in one genomic region:
- the LOC126685960 gene encoding flotillin-like protein 4, with protein MYKVASPSEYLVITGIGVTDIKLAKKSWVLPGQSCSVFDVSPVNYTFEVQAMSAEKLPFVLPAVFTIGPRVDDEQSLFRYAKLISPHDKLSHHVKELVQGIIEGETRVLAASMTMEEIFRGTKDFKQEVFEKVQLELNQFGLLIYNANVKQLVDVPGHEYFSYLGQKTQMEAANQAKIDVAEAKMKGEIGSKEREGQTLQNAAKIDAETKIVSTQRQGEGRKQEIKVKTEIKIYENQREAEVAEANTELAKKKAGWAREAQVAEVEAAKAVSLRDAELQREVERMNALTITEKLKAEYLSKASVEYETKVQEANWELYKKQKEAEAILYQKEKEAEAQKTIANAAFYARQQAVDAELYSKQKEAEGLIALAHAQGTYLRTLLDALGGNYAAVRDFLLVNGGAFQEIAKINAEAVRGLQPKISIWNNGAEGSNSDGGMKEVAGVYKMLPPLFKTVHEQTGMLPPPWLGSLTDSSN; from the exons ATGTACAAAGTTGCAAGCCCTAGTGAGTACCTAGTAATTACCGGAATTGGCGTAACGGACATAAAGCTCGCAAAGAAATCATGGGTTCTTCCGGGCCAATCATGCTCGGTTTTCGATGTTTCACCGGTCAATTACACATTTGAAGTCCAGGCCATGAGCGCGGAGAAGCTCCCTTTCGTTCTCCCGGCTGTTTTCACCATAGGTCCCCGAGTGGACGATGAACAAAGCCTATTTCGATATGCAAAACTCATTTCTCCACACGACAAGCTCTCACACCATGTCAAAGAACTCGTTCAGGGGATCATCGAAGGCGAAACTCGAGTTCTTGCTGCTTCGATGACTATGGAAGAAATTTTTAGAGGAACTAAAGACTTTAAACAAGAAGTCTTTGAGAAAGTTCAGCTCGAACTAAACCAATTCGGTCTATTGATTTATAATGCTAATGTTAAACAACTTGTTGATGTTCCGGGGCATGagtatttttcatatttagGTCAGAAGACGCAAATGGAAGCTGCAAATCAAGCGAAAATCGATGTAGCTGAAGCGAAAATGAAAGGAGAGATCGGTTCGAAGGAAAGGGAGggacaaacgttgcaaaacgcTGCGAAAATTGACGCAGAAACAAAGATAGTGTCGACGCAGAGGCAAGGAGAAGGGAGAAAACAGGAGATAAAAGTGAAGACGGAGATTAAGATTTATGAGAATCAAAGAGAGGCGGAGGTGGCGGAGGCGAATACGGAGCTGGCGAAGAAGAAGGCGGGGTGGGCTAGGGAAGCACAG GTAGCGGAAGTAGAAGCAGCGAAAGCTGTTTCATTGAGAGATGCGGAGCTGCAAAGAGAGGTTGAAAGGATGAATGCTTTGACTATAACTGAGAAGCTTAAGGCTGAGTATTTGAGCAAAGCTAGTGTAGAGTATGAGACCAAG GTGCAAGAAGCAAACTGGGAACTCtacaagaaacaaaaagaagCAGAAGCAATTCTAtaccaaaaagaaaaagaagcagAGGCACAAAAAACAATTGCAAATGCAGCATTTTATGCTCGTCAACAAGCTGTAGATGCAGAGTTATACAGTAAGCAAAAAGAAGCCGAAGGTTTAATAGCTCTCGCACATGCACAAGGCACATATCTACGTACTCTTTTAGACGCATTGGGCGGAAACTATGCGGCTGTAAGAGATTTCTTGCTGGTGAATGGCGGAGCTTTTCAGGAGATTGCGAAGATTAATGCGGAGGCTGTTCGCGGATTGCAGCCGAAGATTAGCATTTGGAACAACGGAGCAGAGGGTAGTAATAGCGATGGAGGTATGAAGGAGGTTGCTGGAGTTTATAAGATGTTGCCCCCTTTGTTCAAGACTGTTCATGAGCAAACTGGGATGTTGCCACCCCCGTGGTTGGGCTCTCTTACCGACTCTTCGAACTAG
- the LOC126653734 gene encoding uncharacterized protein LOC126653734, whose product MNFFKSVFSDEPDSPPKPESTDPSDPTSPPKHQQPNQDSDDDDDAATSGWSFGGLMKTLTTKSESVIEIYRRDLKEFGSGLKKEIETAHGSLETVSHAIDEIGTSVIKSTSQIISQGKDVILASDDHESDSSDHINSRSNFSQSGLNSKPYSRFDAQLRLIQDDLSTYCDDPEDLDDYNQWKLGFVLEEKRGEFQSLIEQNGVIESVYKRIVPNIVDEENFWSRYCYKVFKLKQAEDMRATLVKRAISAEEEDLSWDVDDDEDDEEEPISLRKNEGLSPKDDEIVKSGEINKTRDLESEQTVDVKEDEANKEEMQDLEKSEEKDEGASKFDEKAASEEKADTGESSKDSDVSVISSHPSIQEEEDLGWDEIEDLSSIDEKKVGSTESPNKADLRKRLSAAEEDEDLSWGTEEDDDDDEPVKA is encoded by the coding sequence ATGAATTTCTTCAAATCAGTATTTTCAGACGAACCCGATTCTCCTCCGAAACCCGAATCCACCGACCCATCCGACCCCACATCCCCTCCCAAACATcaacaacctaatcaagattccGACGACGACGACGATGCCGCCACTTCCGGATGGAGCTTCGGCGGCTTAATGAAAACATTAACAACCAAATCGGAATCCGTAATCGAAATCTACCGTCGCGATCTCAAAGAATTCGGGTCGGGTCTAAAGAAAGAGATCGAAACCGCTCACGGATCTCTCGAGACAGTGAGTCACGCCATTGATGAAATCGGCACCTCCGTTATTAAAAGTACTTCCCAGATTATTTCTCAAGGTAAAGACGTAATTTTAGCTTCTGATGATCACGAATCGGATTCGTCCGATCATATTAATTCTAGAAGTAATTTTAGTCAGTCAGGTTTAAATTCGAAACCCTATAGTCGTTTTGATGCTCAATTAAGGCTGATTCAAGATGATTTGAGTACGTATTGTGATGACCCTGAGGATTTAGATGATTATAATCAATGGAAATTAGGGTTTGTTCTTGAGGAGAAAAGGGGAGAGTTTCAGAGTTTGATTGAACAGAATGGAGTTATTGAGAGTGTGTATAAAAGAATTGTGCCTAATATTGTAGATGAGGAGAATTTCTGGTCTAGGTATTGTTATAAGGTTTTTAAGCTTAAGCAAGCTGAGGATATGAGAGCTACTCTTGTTAAGCGTGCCATTTCAGCGGAAGAGGAGGATTTGAGTTGGGAtgttgatgatgatgaagatgatgaggAGGAGCCGATTAGTTTGAGGAAAAACGAGGGTTTGAGTCCGAAAGATGATGAGATTGTAAAGAGTGGTGAGATTAATAAGACCCGTGACTTAGAATCTGAACAAACTGTGGATGTTAAGGAGGATGAAGCGAATAAGGAGGAAATGCAGGATTTAGAGAAGAGTGAAGAAAAGGATGAGGGTGCATCGAAATTCGATGAGAAAGCGGCATCGGAGGAGAAGGCGGATACTGGAGAATCGTCGAAAGATAGTGATGTTTCTGTTATATCAAGCCATCCATCAATCCAGGAGGAGGAAGATCTTGGGTGGGATGAGATTGAAGATCTGAGCAGCATCGATGAGAAGAAAGTCGGCTCTACAGAAAGTCCAAACAAGGCTGATTTGCGGAAGCGGTTGAGTGCTgcagaagaagatgaagatttGAGTTGGGGTactgaagaagatgatgatgatgatgagccTGTTAAAGCTTGA
- the LOC126687225 gene encoding RNA demethylase ALKBH10B isoform X2, with translation MAAGPTSLTDHHRPAPVGPAMVPLQAPPMMISDAFAKDAILAWFRGEFAAANAIIDALCSHLAQLNGGGSEYEAVFSAVHRRRLNWIPVLQMQKYHSIGDVAVELRKVAEIKKSCSTAGSECDKTVVIKEVSLDDVSEKKGKEEKIIENGHVDDHDGGAGEVVEEEEDSPASDITDTGSQEVQHPAESTDNICSNHEDCNARPDQIKLTKGFNAKEHVKGHMANVVKGLKLYEDVFTDSELSKLTDFVDELRLAGQNGELEGETFILFNKQVKGNKRELIQLGIPIFGHIKEEAASKNPTGNIEPIPALLQGVIDHLIQWQLIPEYKKPNGCVIHFFDEDEYSQPFQKPPHLEQPISTLLLDESKMAFGRTLVSDNDGNYRGPLMLSLKKGSLLIMRGNSSDMARHVMCPSPSKRVSITFFKVRADAFQGHSPPTSPMGGAMTLWQPGTPSPYAVPNGALGGYEAMDTMAKWGVLRAPVVMLAPVRPMVLNPKRMPRGGTGVFLPWTVGSRRPAKHLPPRAQRGRLLALPPHESRVIDSSSENISIEGK, from the exons ATGGCGGCTGGGCCAACATCGCTGACGGATCACCATCGACCAGCACCGGTGGGGCCCGCCATGGTGCCTTTACAAGCGCCACCGATGATGATATCTGACGCTTTCGCCAAGGACGCGATTCTCGCCTGGTTTCGCGGGGAATTCGCCGCTGCCAACGCTATCATCGACGCGCTATGCAGTCATCTGGCTCAGCTCAATGGAGGAGGATCGGAGTACGAGGCGGTGTTTTCTGCTGTTCATCGGAGGAGGCTGAATTGGATCCCGGTGCTTCAGATGCAGAAATATCACTCGATTGGTGACGTCGCGGTGGAGCTGAGGAAGGTGGCGGAGATTAAGAAGAGTTGCTCCACTGCTGGTAGTGAATGTGATAAAACAGTGGTGATAAAGGAAGTCTCTTTGGATGATGTGAGTGAGAAGAAgggaaaagaagagaaaattatAGAGAACGGTCATGTTGACGATCATGACGGCGGCGCCGGCGAGGTTGTTGAAGAGGAGGAGGATTCACCTGCTAGTGATATTACTGATACAG GATCCCAGGAAGTACAGCACCCTGCCGAGAGCACCGACAACATATGTTCTAACCATGAAGACTGCAATGCTCGACctgatcaaatcaaattaacaaaaGGTTTCAATGCCAAGGAACACGTCAAAGGACACATG GCGAATGTTGTGAAAGGTTTAAAGTTATATGAAGACGTGTTTACTGATTCCGAGCTGTCTAAGTTGACGGATTTCGTTGATGAACTCCGACTTGCTGGTCAGAATGGAGAACTTGAAG gtgaaacatttattttattcaacAAGCAAGTGAAAGGGAATAAGAGAGAGCTGATTCAGCTTGGCATTCCAATTTTTGGACATATAAAAGAGGAAGCTGCAAGTAAAAATCCAACAG GCAATATAGAACCAATCCCAGCGCTTCTTCAAGGTGTCATCGATCACCTGATCCAGTGGCAACTAATACCGGAGTATAAAAAACCAAATGGCTGCGTTATTCATTTCTTTGATGAG GATGAGTATTCACAGCCTTTCCAAAAGCCACCTCATTTGGAACAACCAATCTCTACTCTGCTCCTAGATGAATCAAAAATGGCTTTTGGACGTACTCTTGTGAGTGATAATGATGGGAATTACAGAGGTCCACTCATGCTTTCTCTGAAAAAAGG GTCCCTCTTAATCATGAGAGGAAACAGTTCTGACATGGCAAGGCATGTTATGTGCCCGTCTCCAAGCAAAAGGGTCAGCATCACATTCTTCAAAGTGCGAGCAGATGCCTTCCAAGGCCACTCACCACCAACTAGTCCCATGGGTGGTGCCATGACCCTATGGCAGCCTGGAACACCAAGCCCATATGCAGTGCCTAACGGAGCTCTCGGAGGATACGAGGCAATGGATACAATGGCCAAATGGGGAGTCCTTCGTGCCCCAGTGGTCATGCTAGCTCCAGTGCGCCCAATGGTGTTGAATCCTAAAAGGATGCCTCGTGGTGGTACTGGAGTTTTCTTGCCATGGACCGTAGGATCAAGGAGGCCTGCAAAGCACCTTCCTCCACGCGCTCAACGAGGCCGTCTCCTTGCGTTGCCTCCCCATGAAAGTCGCGTGATAGATTCAAGTTCTGAAAATATCAGCATTGAAGGAAAATAG
- the LOC126687225 gene encoding RNA demethylase ALKBH10B isoform X1 — protein sequence MAAGPTSLTDHHRPAPVGPAMVPLQAPPMMISDAFAKDAILAWFRGEFAAANAIIDALCSHLAQLNGGGSEYEAVFSAVHRRRLNWIPVLQMQKYHSIGDVAVELRKVAEIKKSCSTAGSECDKTVVIKEVSLDDVSEKKGKEEKIIENGHVDDHDGGAGEVVEEEEDSPASDITDTGSQEVQHPAESTDNICSNHEDCNARPDQIKLTKGFNAKEHVKGHMANVVKGLKLYEDVFTDSELSKLTDFVDELRLAGQNGELEGETFILFNKQVKGNKRELIQLGIPIFGHIKEEAASKNPTAGNIEPIPALLQGVIDHLIQWQLIPEYKKPNGCVIHFFDEDEYSQPFQKPPHLEQPISTLLLDESKMAFGRTLVSDNDGNYRGPLMLSLKKGSLLIMRGNSSDMARHVMCPSPSKRVSITFFKVRADAFQGHSPPTSPMGGAMTLWQPGTPSPYAVPNGALGGYEAMDTMAKWGVLRAPVVMLAPVRPMVLNPKRMPRGGTGVFLPWTVGSRRPAKHLPPRAQRGRLLALPPHESRVIDSSSENISIEGK from the exons ATGGCGGCTGGGCCAACATCGCTGACGGATCACCATCGACCAGCACCGGTGGGGCCCGCCATGGTGCCTTTACAAGCGCCACCGATGATGATATCTGACGCTTTCGCCAAGGACGCGATTCTCGCCTGGTTTCGCGGGGAATTCGCCGCTGCCAACGCTATCATCGACGCGCTATGCAGTCATCTGGCTCAGCTCAATGGAGGAGGATCGGAGTACGAGGCGGTGTTTTCTGCTGTTCATCGGAGGAGGCTGAATTGGATCCCGGTGCTTCAGATGCAGAAATATCACTCGATTGGTGACGTCGCGGTGGAGCTGAGGAAGGTGGCGGAGATTAAGAAGAGTTGCTCCACTGCTGGTAGTGAATGTGATAAAACAGTGGTGATAAAGGAAGTCTCTTTGGATGATGTGAGTGAGAAGAAgggaaaagaagagaaaattatAGAGAACGGTCATGTTGACGATCATGACGGCGGCGCCGGCGAGGTTGTTGAAGAGGAGGAGGATTCACCTGCTAGTGATATTACTGATACAG GATCCCAGGAAGTACAGCACCCTGCCGAGAGCACCGACAACATATGTTCTAACCATGAAGACTGCAATGCTCGACctgatcaaatcaaattaacaaaaGGTTTCAATGCCAAGGAACACGTCAAAGGACACATG GCGAATGTTGTGAAAGGTTTAAAGTTATATGAAGACGTGTTTACTGATTCCGAGCTGTCTAAGTTGACGGATTTCGTTGATGAACTCCGACTTGCTGGTCAGAATGGAGAACTTGAAG gtgaaacatttattttattcaacAAGCAAGTGAAAGGGAATAAGAGAGAGCTGATTCAGCTTGGCATTCCAATTTTTGGACATATAAAAGAGGAAGCTGCAAGTAAAAATCCAACAG caGGCAATATAGAACCAATCCCAGCGCTTCTTCAAGGTGTCATCGATCACCTGATCCAGTGGCAACTAATACCGGAGTATAAAAAACCAAATGGCTGCGTTATTCATTTCTTTGATGAG GATGAGTATTCACAGCCTTTCCAAAAGCCACCTCATTTGGAACAACCAATCTCTACTCTGCTCCTAGATGAATCAAAAATGGCTTTTGGACGTACTCTTGTGAGTGATAATGATGGGAATTACAGAGGTCCACTCATGCTTTCTCTGAAAAAAGG GTCCCTCTTAATCATGAGAGGAAACAGTTCTGACATGGCAAGGCATGTTATGTGCCCGTCTCCAAGCAAAAGGGTCAGCATCACATTCTTCAAAGTGCGAGCAGATGCCTTCCAAGGCCACTCACCACCAACTAGTCCCATGGGTGGTGCCATGACCCTATGGCAGCCTGGAACACCAAGCCCATATGCAGTGCCTAACGGAGCTCTCGGAGGATACGAGGCAATGGATACAATGGCCAAATGGGGAGTCCTTCGTGCCCCAGTGGTCATGCTAGCTCCAGTGCGCCCAATGGTGTTGAATCCTAAAAGGATGCCTCGTGGTGGTACTGGAGTTTTCTTGCCATGGACCGTAGGATCAAGGAGGCCTGCAAAGCACCTTCCTCCACGCGCTCAACGAGGCCGTCTCCTTGCGTTGCCTCCCCATGAAAGTCGCGTGATAGATTCAAGTTCTGAAAATATCAGCATTGAAGGAAAATAG